In Candidatus Delongbacteria bacterium, one genomic interval encodes:
- a CDS encoding acyl-CoA thioesterase, which yields MMNSTENTAQPSGTLCIQTIAMPRDTNPNGDIFGGWLVSQMDLAGAIMARRLAGGRVTTVAIDRMNFHLPVVVGDLVSCYATLTGQGRTSMHIAVEVWAGREELDGMKRVTEANFVFVAIDEQGRPRALAPAGEN from the coding sequence ATGATGAATTCCACGGAAAACACCGCACAGCCATCGGGCACGCTGTGCATCCAGACCATTGCGATGCCACGGGACACCAATCCGAATGGGGATATCTTCGGAGGCTGGCTGGTCTCCCAGATGGACCTTGCGGGCGCGATCATGGCCCGCCGTCTGGCCGGAGGCCGCGTGACCACTGTGGCCATCGACCGGATGAACTTCCACCTGCCCGTGGTGGTGGGTGATCTGGTGAGCTGTTACGCCACACTCACGGGCCAGGGCCGCACTTCAATGCATATCGCAGTGGAAGTCTGGGCCGGACGCGAGGAACTGGATGGAATGAAACGGGTCACCGAAGCCAATTTCGTCTTCGTGGCCATTGACGAGCAGGGACGTCCACGCGCCCTCGCGCCGGCCGGGGAGAATTGA
- a CDS encoding GNAT family N-acetyltransferase, producing the protein MASLPSLRGQRVILELPPPREAPAALDYVRRNRFLLEPLEPLRQPEYYTADWWRIALAVARREARAGLGVRFLLRPVENSALVIGTLAFSAIQRGAFQACNLGYSLDAGWQRQGLMGEALALALEYAYGDLGLHRVMAAVQPDNPRSLKLLRTLGFREEGYAPDYLKIAGEWRDHRLFALHAEDWHSHPVARMFRKKGALR; encoded by the coding sequence GTGGCGTCCTTGCCATCCCTGAGGGGACAGCGGGTGATTCTGGAACTGCCGCCTCCCCGGGAAGCGCCAGCGGCGCTGGATTATGTACGGCGCAACCGCTTCCTGCTGGAGCCTCTGGAACCCTTGCGCCAACCCGAGTACTACACCGCAGACTGGTGGAGAATCGCTCTGGCCGTGGCCCGGCGTGAGGCCCGTGCGGGCCTTGGTGTGCGTTTCCTGCTGCGCCCGGTGGAAAACAGCGCGCTAGTGATCGGCACTCTTGCCTTCAGCGCGATCCAGCGTGGAGCATTTCAGGCCTGCAATCTGGGCTACAGCCTGGATGCCGGGTGGCAGAGGCAGGGTCTGATGGGAGAGGCCCTTGCCCTGGCCCTCGAGTACGCCTACGGCGATCTGGGCCTGCATCGTGTGATGGCCGCCGTCCAGCCCGACAATCCACGCAGCCTCAAGCTGTTGCGGACCCTGGGATTTCGCGAAGAAGGTTACGCACCGGATTATCTGAAGATTGCCGGAGAGTGGCGCGATCACCGGCTCTTTGCCCTGCACGCCGAAGACTGGCACTCACACCCCGTTGCGCGGATGTTCAGAAAGAAGGGAGCCTTGAGGTGA
- a CDS encoding formate dehydrogenase accessory sulfurtransferase FdhD — translation MDLTRPGRQAKPHESCRVSVRQLTPSGLSAPVGDCLAEEAPLQMRLVALDARGEPQAHPLGITLRTPGKDLELAVGHAWSEGLLRKSSELRETESCARETGHSGELITLFMESSADPDVFARRIEARRRLGASLSSCGLCGSAGMDSLLEELPELPQTTLAADTLLAIARHPLHEVAGFRRTGALHSACLFSADGQLLRVHEDIGRHNALDKLIGSLLLENGERALTDASGGVVLVSGRISWELVQKCLRAGLPCLLARGAPSSMAVELGGRHGMLLAGFLREARLNLYCGSQRLSGVDA, via the coding sequence ATGGATCTCACGCGTCCGGGCAGGCAGGCCAAACCGCACGAATCCTGCCGGGTATCCGTGCGACAGCTGACGCCCAGCGGCCTGTCCGCACCCGTGGGCGACTGCCTGGCCGAAGAAGCCCCCTTGCAGATGCGACTGGTCGCACTGGATGCCCGGGGCGAACCGCAAGCGCACCCACTGGGCATCACGCTGCGCACCCCCGGTAAAGACCTGGAGCTGGCGGTGGGGCATGCCTGGAGCGAGGGACTGCTGCGAAAGAGTTCCGAATTGCGTGAGACGGAAAGTTGCGCGCGGGAAACCGGCCACAGTGGAGAACTGATCACGCTCTTCATGGAGTCCAGCGCGGATCCGGATGTGTTCGCCCGACGCATCGAGGCCCGGCGTCGCCTGGGCGCCAGCCTGAGCAGCTGTGGCCTCTGCGGCAGCGCCGGAATGGACTCCCTGCTCGAGGAACTGCCCGAGCTGCCCCAGACGACGCTGGCGGCGGACACCCTGCTGGCCATCGCGCGTCATCCTCTGCACGAAGTCGCCGGATTCCGCCGGACGGGAGCACTCCACAGCGCCTGCCTGTTTTCCGCCGACGGTCAGCTGCTGCGAGTCCATGAAGACATTGGTCGCCACAACGCACTGGACAAGCTGATCGGAAGTCTGCTGCTGGAGAACGGAGAACGCGCGCTCACGGACGCGTCCGGGGGGGTGGTGCTCGTGTCGGGACGCATCAGCTGGGAGCTGGTGCAGAAGTGCCTGCGTGCCGGTCTGCCCTGTCTGCTGGCCCGGGGCGCACCCAGCTCAATGGCCGTGGAACTCGGTGGCCGGCATGGCATGCTGCTGGCTGGTTTTCTGCGGGAGGCCAGACTGAATCTCTATTGCGGATCGCAGCGTCTGAGCGGTGTCGACGCCTGA
- a CDS encoding molybdopterin-dependent oxidoreductase: MFYGLRRRIGPHKEILRALWQNRDSLPRAWRILNEGVCDGCALGTRGLKDWTIDGVHLCWIRLNLLRLNTMGPLDPARLEDISALQTLSEKELRGLGRLHRPLLRRAGENRFRELEWDEALALAGAGLSGDPERLAFYVVSRGTLNETYYACQKAVRALGSNAIDNSARICHAPSTVALKESLGFGATTCSYKDLFDCGLLLLFGSDVANNQPVMMKYIHLARKRGLKVVVINPYHEPGMDRYWVPSNLDSALLGTRVADMQVPVRVGGDLALANALLKYLIEKDALDHAFIREHTNGWPELQQDLAAQGWDELCASAGLPRETIEQLGAMLAASRSTIVVWSMGITMHERGTDTVQALVNLALAGGHIGRPGCGVMPIRGHSGVQGGAEMGCAPNLLPGGLPLSTDNLARFEAEWGFPLPGHAGPFAAEMLERAEAGQLDTLWCVGSNLFAVFPDPRRVRAALENIPLRVHHDIVLNPQALVPALEHVLLLPATTRYELEGGGTETTTERRVILNSPIPGSRVPHARDEWRVLRDAVSRARPDRATALSWQSTAELRAEISRCVTPYAPIANLSMGGDSFQIGGPLLGVDGIFGTADQRARFVSHRPDPAPPVDGLFAISTRRGNQFNSMVFGEKDMLSEENRQAVVLNPADMAALTLRQNDRVRVSSETGSLEGRVRTGRLARGTVMLCWPEANVLIPSGRQDPRCGIPAYRDVRVRVEKAP, translated from the coding sequence ATGTTCTACGGACTGCGCCGCCGCATTGGCCCGCACAAGGAAATCCTCCGTGCTCTCTGGCAGAATCGCGACAGCCTGCCCCGGGCCTGGCGCATCCTCAACGAGGGCGTGTGTGACGGCTGCGCCCTGGGCACACGGGGGCTGAAGGACTGGACGATCGACGGCGTGCATCTCTGCTGGATCCGCCTCAACCTGCTTCGGCTGAACACCATGGGCCCGCTGGACCCCGCCCGGCTGGAGGACATCTCCGCCCTCCAGACCCTGAGCGAGAAGGAACTGCGTGGGCTGGGACGCCTGCATCGACCTCTGCTCCGCCGTGCGGGCGAGAACCGCTTTCGCGAGCTGGAATGGGACGAAGCCCTGGCTCTCGCGGGTGCGGGTCTCAGCGGCGACCCGGAACGGCTGGCCTTCTATGTTGTGTCACGAGGGACTCTCAACGAGACCTACTACGCCTGCCAGAAAGCCGTGCGCGCACTGGGCAGCAATGCCATCGACAACAGCGCACGCATCTGTCACGCCCCCAGCACGGTGGCGCTCAAGGAAAGCCTGGGCTTTGGCGCCACCACCTGCTCCTACAAGGACCTGTTCGACTGCGGGCTGCTGCTGCTCTTCGGCAGCGACGTGGCCAACAACCAGCCCGTGATGATGAAGTACATCCACCTGGCCCGCAAGCGCGGCCTGAAGGTGGTGGTGATCAATCCCTACCACGAACCGGGCATGGACCGCTACTGGGTGCCCAGCAATCTGGACTCCGCCCTGCTGGGCACCCGTGTGGCCGACATGCAGGTGCCCGTGCGCGTGGGCGGCGACCTGGCATTGGCCAATGCGCTGCTCAAGTACCTGATCGAGAAGGATGCCCTGGACCACGCCTTCATCCGCGAGCACACCAATGGCTGGCCCGAGCTGCAGCAGGATCTGGCGGCTCAGGGCTGGGATGAGCTCTGCGCCAGTGCCGGTCTCCCCCGTGAGACGATCGAGCAGCTGGGCGCCATGCTGGCGGCCTCGCGGTCGACCATCGTGGTCTGGTCCATGGGCATCACGATGCACGAGCGCGGCACCGACACGGTGCAGGCCCTGGTGAATCTGGCGCTGGCGGGCGGACACATCGGGCGCCCCGGCTGTGGGGTCATGCCCATTCGTGGCCATTCCGGTGTCCAGGGCGGAGCCGAGATGGGCTGCGCTCCCAATCTGCTGCCCGGTGGCCTGCCCCTCTCCACGGACAACCTGGCCCGATTCGAAGCCGAATGGGGATTTCCACTGCCCGGGCACGCGGGGCCATTCGCCGCCGAGATGCTCGAGCGGGCCGAGGCCGGTCAGCTGGATACGCTCTGGTGCGTGGGCAGCAACCTGTTCGCGGTCTTCCCCGACCCCCGGCGTGTGCGTGCGGCTCTGGAAAACATTCCCCTGCGCGTGCATCACGACATCGTGCTCAATCCCCAGGCCCTGGTGCCCGCCCTGGAACATGTGCTGCTGCTTCCGGCGACCACACGCTATGAACTGGAAGGTGGCGGAACCGAAACGACCACCGAACGCCGCGTGATCTTGAACTCACCCATTCCCGGCAGCCGGGTCCCCCATGCGCGCGACGAATGGCGCGTGCTGCGCGACGCGGTCAGCCGAGCCCGTCCCGACCGGGCCACCGCGCTGTCCTGGCAGAGCACGGCCGAATTGCGAGCCGAGATCTCCCGCTGCGTGACACCTTACGCCCCCATCGCCAACCTGAGCATGGGCGGGGACTCGTTCCAGATCGGTGGGCCCCTGTTGGGTGTGGATGGAATCTTCGGCACGGCCGACCAGCGTGCCCGCTTCGTGAGCCATCGCCCTGACCCCGCACCGCCCGTGGATGGACTCTTCGCCATCTCCACCCGGCGTGGCAATCAGTTCAACAGCATGGTCTTCGGCGAGAAGGACATGCTCAGCGAAGAAAACCGCCAGGCCGTGGTGCTCAATCCGGCGGACATGGCTGCATTGACACTTCGGCAGAATGACCGGGTGCGTGTATCAAGCGAGACGGGATCGCTCGAGGGTCGGGTCCGCACGGGCCGCCTTGCCCGTGGCACGGTCATGCTCTGCTGGCCCGAAGCCAACGTGCTGATTCCGTCGGGCAGACAGGATCCACGCTGTGGCATTCCAGCCTATCGGGATGTGCGGGTTCGCGTGGAAAAGGCACCCTGA
- a CDS encoding peptidylprolyl isomerase yields MATALSGDSVSVHYTGKLSDGTIFDSSREREPMAFVIGEGMLIPGFEKALIGMKPGDIAEITIPADEAYGSYREELLSRVPREDFPEEIEPEVGLQLEATADDGERMLVTITEVDEASILIDGNHPLAGQDLSFSIELMEIGVEVPKGCCGGHGGCGDEGCGDEGCGHDHHGHDHDHDHGCGCGHSH; encoded by the coding sequence ATGGCTACGGCATTGTCCGGAGACAGCGTCAGCGTGCATTACACGGGAAAGCTGAGCGATGGCACCATTTTCGACAGTTCCCGCGAGCGGGAGCCCATGGCATTCGTCATTGGCGAAGGCATGCTGATTCCGGGCTTCGAGAAGGCCCTGATCGGAATGAAACCCGGGGACATCGCCGAGATCACGATTCCCGCGGATGAGGCCTACGGCAGCTACCGCGAAGAATTGCTGAGCCGCGTCCCGCGCGAAGATTTTCCCGAGGAAATCGAGCCGGAAGTCGGCCTGCAGCTTGAAGCCACCGCCGACGATGGCGAGCGCATGCTGGTCACCATCACCGAGGTGGATGAGGCAAGCATCCTGATCGACGGCAACCACCCGCTGGCCGGGCAGGATCTCAGCTTCTCGATCGAGCTGATGGAAATCGGCGTGGAAGTGCCCAAGGGCTGCTGCGGTGGACACGGTGGTTGCGGCGACGAGGGCTGTGGCGACGAGGGCTGCGGCCACGATCACCATGGCCACGACCATGACCACGATCACGGCTGCGGCTGCGGTCATTCACACTGA
- a CDS encoding VOC family protein, producing the protein MSTQSHETHAPLISGLAVIAIYVSNLDRALEFYHGLLGLEKAGPMEPGVLLKAGETVLYLEGGRQVLAAPEMVGCTVSMCLQGPSIRRIWTHLREHGVPVVESWLQHGEDFAMFRVADPDGHVIEFAGTP; encoded by the coding sequence ATGAGCACCCAATCACACGAGACGCACGCACCCCTGATAAGCGGCCTTGCAGTGATTGCCATCTATGTCAGCAACCTGGACCGGGCCCTTGAATTCTACCATGGTCTGCTGGGCCTGGAAAAGGCTGGGCCCATGGAACCGGGAGTCCTGCTGAAGGCGGGCGAGACGGTTCTGTATCTCGAAGGCGGACGCCAGGTGCTGGCGGCACCGGAGATGGTCGGCTGCACCGTCTCGATGTGCCTGCAGGGCCCCAGCATCCGCAGGATCTGGACTCACCTTCGGGAGCACGGGGTTCCCGTCGTGGAATCCTGGCTGCAGCATGGGGAGGACTTCGCGATGTTCCGCGTGGCCGACCCCGATGGACATGTGATCGAGTTTGCCGGCACGCCCTGA
- a CDS encoding VOC family protein yields the protein MAQLSLNILKLPVQEMARAVAFYRDMLGFRLLFQVEEFGWAQLDRDGIALALYLPGEGGGDRTPGGSADFHLICDNLVEFWRELLQRGLELEEGIVSGEDTTAFIDLPDSEGNIIRIIQAEQDRN from the coding sequence ATGGCCCAGCTCAGCTTGAACATTCTCAAACTGCCCGTGCAGGAAATGGCACGGGCCGTTGCATTTTACCGGGACATGCTCGGTTTTCGCCTGCTGTTCCAGGTCGAGGAGTTCGGCTGGGCCCAGCTCGACCGCGATGGCATCGCTCTGGCGCTGTATCTGCCCGGCGAGGGCGGCGGCGACCGCACACCCGGGGGCAGCGCCGATTTTCACCTGATCTGCGACAATCTGGTCGAATTCTGGCGAGAATTGCTGCAGCGAGGCCTGGAACTGGAAGAGGGCATCGTCTCGGGCGAGGACACCACCGCCTTCATCGACCTGCCCGACAGCGAGGGCAACATCATCCGCATCATCCAGGCGGAACAGGACCGGAACTGA
- a CDS encoding ParA family protein, with translation MAEIIALANQKGGVGKTTTAVNLAASIAIAERNVLLVDLDPQANATSALGVVHQHVEKSVYDALLEPAATSDCIRKTGIQWLDLLPSHMNLVGAQIELVGMMAREFRLQKALEAVSDRYEYIFIDCPPSLGLLTLNGLSAADSVLVPIQTEYFALEGLSQLMNTVELVQQNLNPRLKLRGILLTMYDSRLNLNNSVRQEIENYFGDRVYKTIIRRNVKLGEAPSHGKPILLYDAGSAGSQNYIALAEEFLNESQQAAR, from the coding sequence ATGGCTGAAATCATCGCACTGGCCAACCAGAAGGGCGGAGTGGGCAAGACCACGACCGCCGTCAATCTTGCGGCCAGCATCGCCATCGCGGAACGCAATGTGCTGCTGGTGGATCTGGATCCGCAGGCCAACGCCACGTCCGCACTGGGGGTCGTGCACCAGCATGTGGAAAAGTCGGTCTATGACGCACTGCTGGAGCCCGCCGCCACCTCCGACTGCATCCGCAAGACGGGCATCCAGTGGCTGGATCTGCTGCCCAGCCACATGAATCTGGTGGGTGCCCAGATCGAGCTGGTGGGCATGATGGCCCGCGAGTTCCGCCTGCAGAAGGCACTGGAAGCGGTGTCCGACCGCTACGAATACATCTTCATCGATTGCCCGCCCAGTCTGGGTCTGCTGACCCTGAACGGACTCAGTGCGGCCGACAGCGTGCTGGTGCCCATCCAGACCGAATACTTCGCCCTGGAAGGTCTGAGCCAGCTGATGAACACGGTGGAGCTGGTACAGCAGAACCTGAACCCTCGCCTCAAGCTACGGGGGATCCTGCTGACCATGTACGACAGCCGGCTGAATCTGAACAATTCGGTGCGGCAGGAGATCGAGAACTATTTCGGCGACAGAGTCTACAAGACCATCATCCGCCGCAACGTGAAGCTGGGTGAAGCGCCCAGCCACGGCAAGCCCATTCTGCTGTACGATGCCGGCAGCGCGGGCTCGCAGAATTACATCGCCCTGGCGGAGGAGTTCCTCAATGAATCACAGCAAGCCGCTCGGTAA
- a CDS encoding ParB/RepB/Spo0J family partition protein: MNHSKPLGKGLAALIPDNRTPRSEHAGDESVRELPLSEIRPNAAQPRREMNSEALTELAASIKVHGVLQPILVFEEHGAYTIIAGERRYRASIQSGRTRIPAIVRPRPEPRELLKLALIENIQREDLGPLDLAASYRQLLDEHGMTQEELADTLAVSRSMITNTMRLLKLPAVIKLSIKNGEFSVGHAKVLLGVASDDDRVALWHRCIKKQLSVRQLEELVTANRDGARKGKTATRVEKPFDLLEAEDRMRSSLGTQVQISPRRKGGLITIEYYSGEELDRLLDMLTNDRDSDL; encoded by the coding sequence ATGAATCACAGCAAGCCGCTCGGTAAGGGACTGGCGGCCCTGATCCCGGACAATCGCACCCCGCGCAGCGAGCACGCGGGCGATGAGTCGGTGCGTGAGCTTCCGCTCTCCGAGATCCGTCCCAACGCCGCACAGCCCCGCCGGGAAATGAATTCCGAGGCGCTGACCGAACTGGCCGCCTCGATCAAGGTGCACGGTGTGCTGCAGCCGATCCTGGTCTTCGAGGAGCATGGTGCCTACACCATCATCGCCGGAGAACGGCGCTACCGGGCATCCATCCAGTCGGGGCGCACGCGCATCCCGGCCATCGTGCGGCCACGGCCCGAGCCGCGCGAACTGCTGAAACTGGCCCTGATCGAAAACATCCAGCGCGAGGACCTGGGTCCGCTGGACCTGGCGGCCAGCTACCGCCAGCTGCTGGACGAGCACGGCATGACCCAGGAGGAACTTGCGGACACGCTGGCCGTAAGCCGTTCCATGATCACCAACACCATGCGCCTGCTCAAGCTGCCCGCGGTGATCAAGCTCAGCATCAAGAACGGCGAGTTCAGCGTGGGACACGCCAAGGTGCTGCTGGGAGTGGCCAGCGACGACGACCGTGTGGCGCTCTGGCATCGCTGCATCAAGAAGCAGCTCTCGGTGCGCCAGCTTGAAGAGTTGGTCACCGCCAATCGCGATGGCGCGCGCAAGGGCAAGACGGCCACACGCGTTGAAAAGCCCTTCGACCTGCTCGAGGCCGAGGATCGCATGCGCAGCAGCCTGGGCACCCAGGTGCAGATATCCCCGCGCCGCAAGGGTGGGCTGATCACGATTGAATATTACAGCGGCGAGGAGTTGGACCGGCTGCTTGACATGCTGACCAACGACAGGGATTCCGACCTGTAG